A window from Pseudomonadota bacterium encodes these proteins:
- a CDS encoding sulfotransferase, producing MSNAPSVPDAPMGDVSTALRHAFALLQENPEAAHAQAREILKVVPGEKRARLLLAMSDRHAGRIEAAIDALSSIATEHPAFAPAQAELGLALISAARWPEAEAALRTAVSLQPDLASAWKALGDLLAERGDDAGSDEAYQQHVRCSVRDPLLAKAGNALFSGQLGLAEGLCRESLKQDPTNVSAIRMLADVAIRIGRHDDAAKLLHRCLELAPDFHFARSNFAHLLFKMFRYREALVEIDRVIAAEPNRPSHLLLKASILARIGEAESAITIYEQVLERYPDQPRTRMSMGHALKTVGRQAEAIEAYRRAVHLAPGLGEAYWSLANLKTFEFDDAQIVRMRREIANSTASIDDSYHLSFALGKALEDRGEYEESFHYYAQGNAARRKTVRWDADEHARNLDQHKAFFTREFLAREQPCGNPSEAPIFIVGLPRAGSTLLEQILASHSRVEGTMELPDIISIARRLSRKKKRSDESQYPAVLGRLSADELGALGAEYLQRTQIHRCAAPRFIDKMPNNFAHIGLIHLILPNARIIDARRYAMACCFSGYKQLFASGQNFSYSLEEIGRYYRDYVGLMDHWDQVLPGRVLRVNYEQMVTDTEAEVRRMLDYCDLPFEPSCVEFYRNERAVRTASSEQVRQPIYSGALEQWRHYEGFLSPLRDQLGSLVR from the coding sequence ATGAGTAACGCCCCCTCTGTGCCGGACGCCCCGATGGGCGACGTCTCCACCGCGCTACGCCACGCCTTTGCCCTGCTGCAGGAGAATCCCGAAGCCGCGCACGCGCAGGCTCGCGAGATTCTCAAGGTCGTACCAGGGGAGAAGCGCGCGCGCTTGCTGCTCGCCATGTCCGATCGCCACGCGGGGCGGATCGAGGCGGCAATCGACGCCCTGTCTTCAATCGCCACTGAGCATCCAGCGTTTGCCCCCGCCCAGGCAGAACTCGGTCTAGCGTTGATCTCAGCGGCCCGTTGGCCTGAGGCGGAAGCTGCGCTACGTACGGCCGTGTCCTTGCAGCCGGATCTGGCGAGCGCATGGAAGGCCTTGGGCGACTTGCTCGCCGAGCGTGGGGATGACGCGGGCAGCGACGAGGCCTACCAACAGCATGTCCGATGCTCGGTGCGAGACCCCTTGTTGGCGAAGGCGGGCAACGCCCTATTCTCCGGCCAGCTCGGCCTTGCGGAGGGGCTTTGCCGGGAATCCTTGAAGCAGGACCCGACCAACGTGTCGGCGATTCGAATGCTGGCGGACGTGGCGATCAGGATAGGGCGCCACGACGATGCAGCGAAGCTACTCCACCGGTGCCTGGAGCTGGCGCCTGATTTTCACTTCGCACGGAGTAACTTTGCGCACCTGTTATTCAAGATGTTTCGCTACCGTGAGGCGCTCGTCGAGATCGATAGGGTCATTGCCGCCGAGCCCAACAGGCCCTCGCATCTGCTGCTCAAGGCCTCGATTCTGGCCCGGATCGGGGAAGCCGAGTCGGCAATCACGATCTACGAGCAAGTGCTAGAGCGCTATCCCGATCAGCCGCGTACGCGCATGAGCATGGGGCATGCGCTCAAGACAGTTGGTCGCCAGGCGGAAGCGATTGAGGCTTATCGGCGCGCTGTGCATCTCGCGCCAGGCCTCGGCGAGGCGTACTGGAGCCTAGCGAATCTAAAGACCTTCGAATTCGATGATGCACAGATCGTGAGGATGCGTCGGGAGATCGCCAACAGCACGGCGTCGATCGACGATAGCTACCATCTCTCTTTCGCGTTGGGAAAGGCGCTCGAGGACCGTGGCGAGTACGAGGAGTCCTTTCACTACTACGCGCAGGGCAACGCAGCGCGACGCAAGACCGTTCGCTGGGATGCAGACGAGCACGCCCGCAACCTCGATCAGCACAAGGCTTTCTTCACTCGGGAGTTCCTCGCTCGCGAGCAGCCGTGCGGGAATCCGTCCGAAGCGCCCATCTTCATCGTTGGGCTTCCTCGTGCGGGGTCGACGCTGCTGGAGCAGATCCTCGCCAGCCACAGCAGGGTCGAGGGAACGATGGAGTTGCCTGACATCATCTCGATCGCGCGTCGCCTAAGCCGAAAGAAGAAGCGTTCGGATGAATCGCAGTATCCGGCGGTGCTCGGGCGATTGAGTGCCGATGAGTTGGGGGCACTGGGTGCTGAGTATCTTCAGCGGACGCAAATTCACCGCTGCGCAGCGCCCCGTTTCATCGACAAGATGCCAAATAACTTCGCGCACATTGGCCTAATCCACTTGATCCTACCCAACGCTCGGATCATCGATGCGCGGCGCTATGCGATGGCCTGCTGCTTCAGTGGTTATAAGCAGCTCTTCGCCAGCGGCCAGAATTTCAGCTATAGCCTGGAGGAGATCGGTCGCTACTACCGCGACTATGTGGGGTTGATGGATCACTGGGATCAGGTGCTTCCGGGACGTGTGCTCCGCGTCAACTACGAGCAGATGGTCACGGACACGGAAGCCGAAGTGAGACGCATGCTCGACTACTGTGACCTCCCATTCGAGCCTTCTTGCGTCGAGTTCTACCGCAACGAGCGGGCGGTTCGTACCGCGAGTTCGGAACAGGTACGCCAGCCCATCTACTCGGGTGCCCTCGAGCAATGGCGACACTACGAAGGATTCCTCTCCCCCCTGAGAGACCAGCTTGGCTCGCTGGTGAGGTGA
- a CDS encoding SDR family oxidoreductase, translated as MTNALTVLITGGADGIGRVTAQRFIDSGHRVHVCDVNQEAVAQLSNDGSGITGSVGDVSSVADVERVFAELEQTYGGLDVLVNNAGIAGPTAPAEAIGTEDWDRAISVSLSGQFYCLRRAIPMLRASEYGSIVNISSNAGLFGFPLRLPYAASKWALIGMTKTLAMELGPEGIRVNAICPGSVAGPRIDGVIERDAGARGVAPEAIRKAYERQSSLRCFVEAKDVAEMVYFLTSPLGAKISGQAIGVDGHTESLSNGLE; from the coding sequence ATGACTAACGCACTCACAGTCTTGATCACCGGCGGCGCCGACGGCATTGGTCGGGTCACCGCTCAGCGATTCATCGACAGTGGGCACCGCGTGCATGTGTGCGATGTTAACCAGGAGGCGGTGGCACAGCTTTCGAACGATGGCAGTGGCATCACGGGGTCCGTGGGGGACGTGTCGTCGGTGGCAGACGTGGAGCGCGTGTTCGCGGAGCTCGAGCAGACGTACGGCGGCCTGGACGTGCTGGTGAACAACGCAGGTATCGCGGGCCCTACGGCGCCGGCGGAAGCGATTGGTACGGAGGACTGGGATCGGGCGATTTCGGTGAGCTTGAGCGGCCAGTTCTATTGCCTGCGCCGGGCGATTCCCATGCTGCGCGCAAGCGAATACGGGTCGATCGTGAACATCTCGTCGAACGCAGGGCTGTTCGGCTTTCCCTTACGTCTGCCCTACGCCGCATCGAAATGGGCATTGATCGGGATGACCAAGACACTGGCGATGGAGCTTGGCCCCGAGGGGATTCGCGTCAATGCCATCTGCCCAGGGAGTGTTGCTGGCCCTCGCATCGATGGCGTGATCGAGCGCGATGCGGGCGCCCGAGGGGTGGCCCCTGAGGCTATTCGAAAAGCCTATGAGCGTCAGTCGTCGCTGCGCTGCTTCGTCGAGGCCAAGGACGTGGCGGAGATGGTGTACTTTCTGACCTCGCCCCTCGGGGCGAAGATCTCCGGCCAGGCGATTGGCGTCGACGGGCATACCGAATCGCTTTCCAACGGGTTGGAGTAA
- a CDS encoding TonB-dependent receptor — translation MKRFNSGSGRCTRHAMLAADVRRALRRRAIPAGVATGVLFASTGAALAQELTLEEVVVTAQKRTQNLQDVPVSVNVLGEQKLDELNITGFADYFQFLPTVSAQQFGPGQAQIYMRGVSDGGDGNFSGTTPSVALYLDDQPVTAIGRNLDVHVYDISRIETLAGPQGTLYGANSQAGALRIITNKPDPSAFAAGVDVGGNTVKGGDAGYSVEGFANVPLSDNAAIRLVGWRVEDGGWIDVVPASLTLSRSGITVSNSGNANPDQNTVEEDYNTLTNTGARAALGIDLNDSWTATASVIAQMQQSDGVFADQPGLNGPGQGRVERFFQDNYEDTWTQLGLTLTGDLGFADITFAGSYLDREVEYDIDYSQYSEYSAYIEYYYTCVNYDFNNCTDPRIQYENDSAFKRSSIEVRLQSKADRRLRWVAGLFYNNDEHDYFNQWVIPTIPDGNDIPLNRNINGREDLYFATNQQRDFSEIAVFGEVTLDLTEKLSATVGLRWFETDDDLTGFVGSRFSCFDPADGNRIGNGTSTSADCGGGLGAKIDDFTTKVNASYQFSDDVLVYATYSEGFRPGGVNREPSPVIPQIYQPDFLKNYEVGWKTTFANGRARFNGAAYVMDWEDLQLTRFDVESFGSFLGLTANTGGADIIGIEGDFEVLVTEGWTLSGGFSYNDAELSEDFFVGTTDTTPAAPEGTDLPFTPDLKYTLISRHTFNVAGRDAYFQAAWNWTDSSQNDLFVDGRLEQDSYGLLNLSGGVRFGNTNLDVYVNNVTDENAQLTLFSRGGDDRVVANRPLSVGMRFSMRFE, via the coding sequence ATGAAGAGGTTCAACAGCGGATCAGGCCGCTGCACGCGGCACGCCATGTTGGCTGCGGACGTTCGACGGGCGTTACGACGGCGGGCTATCCCGGCGGGGGTGGCGACAGGGGTGCTCTTCGCCAGCACTGGGGCGGCGTTGGCGCAGGAACTGACGCTGGAGGAGGTGGTCGTCACGGCGCAGAAGCGCACCCAGAACCTTCAGGACGTTCCGGTCAGCGTGAACGTGCTCGGCGAGCAGAAGCTCGACGAGCTGAACATCACCGGGTTCGCCGACTACTTCCAGTTTTTGCCCACCGTTTCTGCCCAGCAGTTCGGGCCCGGTCAGGCGCAGATCTACATGCGCGGCGTATCGGATGGAGGCGATGGAAACTTCTCCGGCACCACTCCGAGTGTGGCGCTGTACCTGGATGACCAGCCGGTCACCGCGATCGGTCGGAACCTCGACGTTCACGTTTACGACATCTCGCGTATCGAAACGCTCGCCGGACCGCAAGGCACCTTGTACGGGGCCAACTCTCAAGCGGGCGCACTGCGTATCATCACCAACAAGCCCGATCCTTCCGCCTTTGCCGCTGGCGTCGACGTTGGCGGCAACACGGTAAAGGGCGGTGACGCTGGGTACTCCGTCGAAGGCTTCGCTAACGTGCCCCTCTCGGACAATGCCGCGATTCGCCTGGTCGGCTGGCGGGTGGAGGACGGTGGTTGGATCGATGTGGTGCCCGCGTCGCTGACCTTATCGCGCAGCGGCATCACCGTGTCCAACAGCGGTAACGCCAATCCGGATCAGAACACGGTCGAGGAGGACTACAACACCCTGACCAACACCGGTGCGCGAGCGGCCTTGGGCATCGACCTGAACGACAGCTGGACCGCCACGGCCAGCGTTATTGCGCAGATGCAGCAGTCCGACGGCGTCTTTGCGGATCAGCCGGGCCTGAATGGGCCCGGACAGGGCAGGGTAGAGCGCTTCTTTCAGGACAACTACGAGGACACTTGGACGCAGCTGGGGCTGACGCTCACCGGTGACCTAGGCTTTGCCGACATCACCTTTGCCGGTTCCTACCTGGATCGTGAAGTCGAGTACGACATCGACTACTCCCAGTATTCAGAGTACTCGGCGTACATCGAGTACTACTACACCTGCGTGAATTACGACTTCAATAACTGCACCGACCCCCGCATCCAGTACGAGAACGACAGCGCGTTCAAGCGCTCGTCCATCGAGGTTCGCCTGCAGTCGAAGGCGGATCGCAGGCTGCGCTGGGTGGCAGGGCTGTTCTACAACAACGATGAGCACGACTACTTCAATCAGTGGGTCATTCCGACCATCCCAGACGGCAACGATATTCCCCTGAATCGCAACATCAACGGCCGCGAGGATCTCTACTTTGCGACTAATCAGCAGCGCGACTTCTCCGAAATCGCTGTGTTTGGTGAGGTGACGCTCGATCTGACGGAGAAGCTATCGGCTACTGTGGGCTTGCGCTGGTTCGAAACCGACGATGACCTGACGGGTTTCGTCGGCTCGCGCTTCAGCTGCTTCGATCCCGCGGACGGGAACCGGATCGGCAATGGCACCTCAACCAGTGCCGACTGTGGCGGGGGGCTAGGGGCCAAGATCGATGACTTCACCACCAAGGTCAATGCGAGTTACCAGTTCAGTGACGATGTGCTGGTCTACGCCACCTACTCGGAGGGCTTTAGACCGGGTGGCGTCAACCGCGAGCCGAGTCCCGTGATACCGCAGATCTACCAGCCCGATTTCCTCAAGAACTATGAGGTGGGCTGGAAGACCACCTTTGCAAACGGTAGAGCACGGTTCAACGGGGCTGCGTACGTCATGGACTGGGAGGACCTGCAGCTCACCCGGTTTGACGTAGAGAGCTTCGGGTCGTTCCTCGGCCTCACAGCGAATACGGGGGGAGCCGATATCATCGGTATCGAGGGCGATTTCGAAGTGCTGGTCACCGAGGGATGGACCCTCTCCGGTGGGTTCTCCTACAACGATGCGGAGCTCTCTGAGGATTTCTTTGTCGGTACGACGGACACGACGCCGGCGGCGCCGGAGGGCACCGATCTTCCATTTACGCCAGACCTGAAGTACACGCTGATCTCACGACACACCTTTAACGTCGCCGGTCGCGACGCCTATTTCCAGGCGGCGTGGAACTGGACGGACAGTTCGCAAAATGATCTGTTCGTCGATGGCCGTTTGGAGCAGGACAGCTACGGGCTGCTAAATCTCTCGGGTGGGGTCAGGTTCGGCAATACTAATCTCGATGTCTACGTCAACAATGTGACGGACGAGAATGCCCAGCTAACGCTATTTTCAAGGGGCGGGGATGATCGGGTGGTCGCCAATCGCCCCTTGTCGGTGGGCATGAGGTTCAGTATGCGGTTCGAGTAA